The following coding sequences are from one Onychomys torridus chromosome 16, mOncTor1.1, whole genome shotgun sequence window:
- the Hgh1 gene encoding protein HGH1 homolog, with protein MRGPGVVSGLSDEPALLGQEAGADTEAAELLPFLAPGARADLQAAAAQHVLALTGSGSGRTLLAGQAALLRALAGLAVAPAPAPSRDASRALVNLAADPDLHRQLLAADPELPARLLSCVLDPQWPWAEEAAAVLANLTRELAPCAALMEKLMAAEPERPGLEQLVNALCLPSYNAAAPLHYLGPLLSNLSQQAEVRAFLLDPDRCVVQRLLPLTQYTDSSVRRGGVVGTLRNCCFEHRHHTWLLGPQVDILPFLLLPLAGPEEFSEEEMDRLPVDLQYLSPDKQREPDADIRKMLIEAIMLLTATAPGRQQIRDQGAYLVLRELYNWEPEADVRMACEKLIQVLIGDEPEAGMENLLEVQVPEDVEQQLQQLDQQEQLELAQELRGKGTRGT; from the exons ATGCGGGGCCCGGGAGTAGTTTCGGGGCTCTCGGATGAGCCAGCATTGTTAGGGCAGGAGGCCGGCGCGGACACGGAGGCGGCGGAGCTCCTGCCCTTCCTGGCGCCCGGCGCGCGGGCAGACCTGCAGGCGGCCGCGGCGCAGCACGTGTTGGCTCTGACTGGCTCGGGCTCGGGTCGTACGCTACTGGCAGGACAGGCAGCGCTGCTGCGGGCTCTAGCCGGGCTTGCGGTGGCCCCCGCCCCGGCTCCTTCCCGCGACGCCTCCCGCGCGCTCGTGAACTTGGCTGCTGACCCCGACCTGCACCGGCAGCTGCTGGCGGCGGACCCGGAGCTGCCTGCCCGCCTGCTGAGCTGCGTGTTGGACCCACAGTGGCCCTGGGCCGAAGAGGCGGCCGCAGTACTGGCCAATCTGACCCGCGAGCTGGCGCCGTGTGCTGCGTTGATGGAGAAGCTGATGGCTGCTGAGCCGGAGCGGCCGGGTCTGGAGCAGCTGGTCAACGCGCTGTGCCTGCCCAGCTACAACGCCGCCGCGCCTCTGCATTACCTGGGGCCGCTGCTCTCCAACCTTAGCCAGCAGGCGGAGGTGCGTGCTTTTCTCCTGGACCCGGACAG GTGCGTGGTCCAACGGCTGCTGCCTCTCACCCAGTACACAGACTCCTCAGTGCGGAGGGGAGGAGTGGTGGGAACACTTCGGAATTGCTGTTTCGAGCATC GACACCACACGTGGTTGCTCGGGCCCCAAGTCGACATTCTTCCCTTCTTGCTACTGCCGTTGGCTGGGCCTGAGGAGTTTTCCGAGGAAGAAATGGACA GGCTGCCTGTTGACCTGCAGTACTTGTCACCAGACAAGCAGCGAGAGCCGGATGCTGACATCCGAAAGATGCTCATCGAAGCCATCATGCTG CTGACAGCCACTGCCCCTGGGCGCCAGCAGATACGGGACCAGGGAGCTTACTTGGTCCTTCGAGAGCTATACAACTGGGAGCCGGAGGCTGATGTGCGAATGGCGTGTGAGAAGCTTATCCAG GTGCTTATTGGTGATGAGCCAGAGGCTGGCATGGAGAACCTGCTGGAGGTGCAGGTGCCTGAAGATGTGGAGCAACAGCTGCAGCAGCTAGACCAGCAAGAACAGCTAGAGCTTGCTCAAGAGCTAAGAGGCAAGGGTACGCGAGGGACCTGA
- the LOC118596788 gene encoding testis-specific serine/threonine-protein kinase 5-like, with protein MDSKLARQAPFCGTLPSTRSNSRRKLDERIFTEQAQECMNNGYLLSSKKIGSGSFSKVYLAYATRERMKHNPRLASDLRAKHHTMVAIKIVSMAEAPVEYSRKFLPREISSLNATYKHLHIVQLYETYQNSQRSYLVLELAARGDLLEHINAVSDLRCCPGLEEEEARRLFWQLVSAVAHCHNAGIVHRDLKCENILLDDQGFLKLTDFGFANCVGLKNSLLSTFCGSVAYTAPEILMSKKYNGEQADLWSLGIILHAMVSGKLPFKEHQPHRMLHLIRRGPVFKPGLSPECRDLIRGLLQLHPCARLGLQQVAAHCWMLPAEHTLSSTLGAAPEQEHSQSAKASGHTESGRDTVYQKQKLQHLQRRDISKESVSGPGV; from the exons ATGGACAGTAAGCTGGCCCGCCAAGCCCCCTTCTGTGGCACCCTGCCCTCCACGAGGAGCAACAGCCGGCGCAAGCTGGATGAGAGGATCTTCACGGAACAGGCTCAAGAATGCATGAACAATGGTTATCTGCTCTCCTCCAAGAAGATAGGCTCTGGTTCGTTCTCCAAGGTCTACCTAGCCTATGCAACACGTGAGCGAATGAAGCACAATCCTAGGCTAGCCTCTGACTTGCGGGCCAAGCACCACACTATG GTGGCTATTAAGATTGTGTCCATGGCTGAAGCCCCAGTGGAGTACTCCAGAAAGTTCCTGCCCCGTGAGATTTCATCACTCAATGCCACCTACAAGCACCTTCACATA GTGCAGTTATATGAGACCTACCAAAACAGTCAGCGCTCCTACCTGGTACTGGAGTTGGCAGCCCGAGGTGACCTGTTGGAGCATATCAATGCAGTGTCAGACCTCCGATGTTGCCCAGGgctagaggaggaagaggccCGAAGGCTGTTCTGGCAGCTGGTCAGCGCTGTGGCCCACTGCCACAATGCCGGCATTGTACACCG AGACTTGAAATGTGAGAATATCCTGTTGGATGACCAGGGCTTCCTAAAGCTGACAG ATTTTGGCTTTGCCAACTGCGTGGGGCTCAAGAACTCACTGCTGAGCACCTTCTGTGGCTCTGTGGCTTATACTGCCCCAGAGATCCTCATGAGCAAGAAGTACAATGGTGAGCAGGCTGATCTGTGGAGTCT AGGGATCATCCTTCATGCCATGGTGTCTGGGAAGCTGCCCTTCAAAGAACACCAACCCCATCGCATGCTGCACCTGATTCGTCGTGGTCCTGTCTTCAAGCCAGGGTTGTCCCCAG AGTGTCGGGACCTGATCAGAGGGCTGCTTCAGCTGCATCCATGTGCACGCCTGGGCCTACAGCAGGTGGCTGCTCACTGCTGGATGCTGCCTGCAGAACACACACTGTCCTCTACACTTGGTGCCGCTCCAG AACAGGAGCATTCCCAGTCAGCAAAAGCCTCCGGCCACACAGAGTCGGGCAGAGATACCGTGTACCAGAAGCAGAAGCTACAGCACCTCCAGAGGCGGGACATCTCTAAGGAGAGTGTCTCTGGCCCAGGCGTTTAG